The Ficedula albicollis isolate OC2 chromosome 1, FicAlb1.5, whole genome shotgun sequence nucleotide sequence TGTACAATTTTCTGGCTTATCCTTTCTGGACAACCAGAGGATCTGTCACCACAGAACAAATCCCCTCTCCAGCATCTCTGTTAAAGGGCACAGTCTtttctgcatccctgtgatAACAATCTAAGCCATAGAAACCTGTGGTGGACCACTGGTTGATAATTTTATGAGGAGAccattgtgtgtgtgtgtgtgtctgtgtctgtgttttaGGAATAGACACAGGTAAGTGTTTGTACAAAGGCAGAGATAGGGTGAATCTAAGGTGGTAGGAAGTGAGTCAGCTCTAAATGTGAGAAAGATGATGAAGAACATACTGTGGGTATgggaaacacacacacaacatGAACAGCCAGAGAAAGGGGTGATGAAATGCAGTGGGATCAGCTTGTGCTCTACTCCTGACACAACCTGCAAGCCCAACAGAGCAGGACTGTAACAGTGCTTACAGGACAGTCCTCCAGGAACAGCCTCAGACTGTTGTTGGGCTTAATGAAATACTTAATGGGATGCTTTACCCTCTTGAGTGAGTGCAGTCTTCTCTACGGACTTCCTTCTAACAGAAGTCATGCTCACGTGTGATGTGCTTCTGCAGGAGCCTGCATGGCATAACAGAGTATGTGTGTGCTTCCTCTTTCTGTGTGAGCAGGACAGGTATTTTTGCACTGCAGGCTGAGGGAGACAGGGCAGGAAAGAGTCATTTGCCTGTCTGTGGGACAATCAGGGGAGTAAGGGTGCCTGAGGGAGCATGTgtctgctgcaggtgaggagcagtAGGGAGTGTCACACAGTGTCACTAGGTAACAAAAGGCAAGAGGATGTGCATGAGTGTACCTGTGATGCAGTGGCCATGTGTCAGGGTGCTCAAGGGATAgaagctcctggcagagcagaggatgcCTGGTAGCTGGTCATCAagtgctctgcagtgctcaaAAACTGGCAGACAGATGAAGGGTGTATATGTGTGCCTAGACTCTCAGATTGAAATTCCTAAGAAACCTGAATTCCCCTTTTCTACGACTCTCAGATTGAAATTCCTAAGAAACCTGAATCCCCCTTTCCTACACTTCACTGCAGAGTCTCCAGAAAACACAGCTCAGTATCTCTTAAACTTGCCCTAACTTTGTGCTGAGCATCAGCCTGAGAGTGGGAAAGGATGACAAAGGACATGATTATTTTTAACCTGTTCACTTCTGTTTTGCATTCTGCGGGGGAGGTGAGTATCTCACCTCAATGAACTCAGCTGCCTGTGTCCCTCCACTTGGCAGCAAGGCTGATAGATATGGCTGGTGACTACCTTacaccctccctgtgctcctgctgcctctccccagcaggatccctggGCACAGGAATAGGCCCATGCCAGTATTGATGTCTGCCTGCTTTGGAAATGTATCTTGTATCTGGAGAGGTGTCAGCATGCCTACCCTGTATTATATATTCCATCGGTTACTGGATGGCATCTTTCCCCAGTCCTGCACACGTTcaactctgctctgcttttagGCAGTGCTTGGAAGATGTTTAGTCCAGTCTTCTATAGAGACAGTCAGATTTGATCTGCCCCTTGCCCAGTGGATTTTCAGGGTTTCATATAGCAAAAATAACATCTCTTGATCACTGAACTCCACACACTCTCATCTTCACAGGTCTTCTCAGACACCTTCATCCTTCTCCCTCATTGGTGTCCATGTTCTGGatattttcaggtattttcaCACTCTGCCCAGCCATAGTTGCTGTTTCACTAATCACTATTAATTCACATACCATTTCCACTCACCAGGTCACCTGCTTCACCCCCATAGTCACGTCTGCATCCTTTCCCTAGAACATTTCATGCAAATTACTGACACTCTTCTCGTACCGAGAGGCTTGGATGCGAAGGGGATATTTTTGGTGCTGAGCCCTCAACAGAGACATGGTaaactgctggctgcagggtggggcTAATGTAAATTCTCTCAtcttctcctgcagcatcctcatGCAGAGGAGACTCTTCCTCTACAACTTCAGGAACCTGCGCAAGGCCAAGGGCCGGCGCGAGACCTACCTCTGCTATGTTGTGAAGCGCCGGGACAGCGCCACCTCGTGCTCCCTGGATTTTGGATACCTGCGCAACCAGGTACGGGGACACATTGCCACCCGGTCCTGAGGCGCCTGCAGCTCCAGTTTGCCTGGGGCAGCGGGGAACAGAGGGCTGTGACAGCAATGCAGGCACCCTGGGCGCTGTGCTGGCACCCATGGTTTCAGGGGTGCAGCCTCTGGTGAAGCTGCACTTTGTGCTACCCCGAGTGTGCCACCAGCAAGACATCCACACTCCCTGCTGGCTACCAGTCCGCCTGCCTTCCTGCTTAGCTCCCGCCCGTCCCGTCTGCGCATCCCTCCACCGCAGCgccctgctgtgcctctctgGCCCTCAGGTCCTCCCGTGCCCTGTCTCCGTGTGTGCTGAGCCGAGAGCACCCCCCACCTTGTTCCTCCCCCCGGCGCCCCATACACACCACCCCTCTCTCCTTGCCCAGCTCTCGCCttgctccccatcccctcactccctgctcccccactccctgctcccccatcccctcactccctgctccccatcccctcactccctgctcccccatcccctcactccctgctccccatcccctcactccctgctcccccatcccctcactccctgctccccatcccctcactccctgctcccccatcccctcactccctgctccccatcccctcactccctgctcccccatcccctcactccctgctccccatcccctcactccctgctcccccatcccctcactccctgctccccatcccctcactccctgctcccccatcccctcactccctgctccccatcccctcactccctgctcccccatcccctcactccctgctccccatcccctcactccctgctcccccatcccctcactccctgctccccatcccctcactccctgctcccccatcccctcactccctgctccccatcccctcactccctgctcccccatcccctcactccctgctccccatcccctcactccctgctcccccatcccctcactccctgctccccatcccctcactccctgctcccccatcccctcactccctgctccccatcccctcactccctgctcccccatcccctcactccctgctccccatcccctcactccctgctcccccatcccctcactccctgctccccatcccctcactccctgctcccccatcccctcactccctgctccccatcccctcactccctgctcccccatcccctcactccctgctccccatcccctcactccctgctcccccatcccctcactccctgctccccatcccctcactccctgctcccccatcccctcactccctgctccccatcccctcactccctgctcccccatcccctcactccctgctccccatcccctcactccctgctcccccatcccctcactccctgctccccatcccctcactccctgctcccccatcccctcactccctgctccccatcccctcactccctgctcccccatcccctcactccctgctccccatcccctcactccctgctcccccatcccctcactccctgctccccatcccctcactccctgctcccccatcccctcactccctgctccccatcccctcactccctgctcccccatcccctcactccctgctccccatcccctcactccctgctcccccatcccctcactccctgctccccatcccctcactccctgctcccccatcccctcactccctgctccccatcccctcactccctgctcccccatcccctcactccctgctccccatcccctcactccctgctcccccatcccctcactccctgctccccatcccctcactccctgctcccccatcccctcactccctgctccccatcccctcactccctgctcccccatcccctcactccctgctccccatcccctcactccctgctcccccatcccctcactccctgctccccatcccctcactccctgctcccccatcccctcactccctgctccccatcccctcactccctgctcccccatcccctcactccctgctccccatcccctcactccctgctcccccatcccctcactccctgctccccatcccctcactccctgctcccccatcccctcactccctgctccccatcccctcactccctgctcccccatcccctcactccctgctccccatcccctcactccctgctcccccatcccctcactccctgctccccatcccctcactccctgctcccccatcccctcactccctgctccccatcccctcactccctgctcccccatcccctcactccctgctccccatcccctcactccctgctcccccatcccctcactccctgctccccatcccctcactccctgctcccccatcccctcactccctgctccccatcccctcactccctgctcccccatcccctcactccctgctccccatcccctcactccctgctcccccatcccctcactccctgctccccatcccctccgtccctgctcccccatcccctcacgccctgccctgtccctcttTCCCGGTTCCCGAAGATGGGCTGTCACGTCGAGGTGCTCTTCCTGCGCTACATCGCAGCCTGGGACCTGGACCCGGGCCGCTGCTACCGAATCACCTGGTTCacctcctggagcccctgctACGACTGCGCCCAGCACATCGCCAGCTTCCTGCGCTCCTACCCCAACCTGACCCTGCGCATCTTCATGGCCCGCCTCTACTTCTGCGAGGACCGCAAGGCAGAGCCCGAGGGGCTGAGACGCCTGCACAAGGCGGGGGCACAGATCGCCATCATGACCTTCAAAGGTGAGCTGTGagggcaggagagaggggatggagaaCTCCCCCAGGAGAGGGGGAGAAGGTAGGGCAAGGAGCCAGGGAAGATGGTGCAGAGTGTGATGATTTAGTGATCCTAGGAGAGGTCACTGTCCTGCTGAGCACCCTGTAACTCCCTGTACCTTGCACAGATTACTTCTACTGCTGGAACACGTTTGTGGAGAACAGGGAACAGGCATTCAaaggctgggaagggctgcatGAAAACTCTGTCCATCTTGCCAGGAAACTTCGACGAATCCTCCTGGTAAGGGCCAATTCTCCTTCTTCATCCAGTGCCTCTTCCCTCAGCTTATTCCTCTCTTCCTCACTACAATTCCTCTCTGTTCTTGCTGCTCATCTGCCATCTGCCATTTCATTCACTCATGTGTCTTCATCTTCCACATCTCTTATCTCCCAACTTTCTTCATCTCTCCTCTCCTTGTTCATTTCCCCTTTACATCTCTTATCTCCCAACTTTCTTCATCTCTACTCTCCTGGttcatttcccctttttccacCTCTCATCCCATCTCCTGCCATTCCTTCCTCATATTCATGGGTTCCTGTTCACTTGACAACTGACCCACCATTTGTATTTTGTCCTGCAGCCGCTGTATGAAGTAGATGATTTACGAGATGCTTTTAAACTTCTGGGACTTTGAAAGTCGTCAGCAATCAGAAGATTTCACAAACACTTGTTCTTTGATTTGCAACTCCCTCCCTTACAACAGAGTTGATTTACaactctctccttttctcctcttcccttcttaCATCACTCTTCCTTCCGCCCCTGTGTCTAGAGATAAGACTATCcttactttttatttccaaggaGAATTAGGCTGATCTTGTGAAGACAccttccccaggctcacacCTTATCCATTGCTAACTGGGAATAGCCAGGACTGCAGCGACATTGCCAGAGAGTGATTTGCCTCCCCTCAGTCCCTGCAGAGCTAAACCAGGTGATCCACTAAATGGAGCTCTGAGTTCAGCCTTGCCCAGGTGGGAGCAGACAGCCTGCAAAGCTGTTTGTGTGACTGTGCTCTCACTGGCACTGCACTGGCCTGCACATTTCATGAAGGCTTCAGGGAGCACATTTTTTGACTCTTAGAGCTGCACTatgctcagctgctctgtcctccCCTGTgaaatggtttatttttccttctggatgTTGATAGGGAGTTGAAAACTGTCACGACTGAAGTTGTACAACCTATGTATTGACAGCAAAGTTGGCCAGCTACTGGAAAGCTCAGCTGAGAGTGTTGAAGCAAGTCCTTGACAGCCCAGGTAGCTCAGGTAGAAAATCTCACTTGAAGCCAGCAGGTCTATCTAGTGGatgtgtgcagagcagcacactgTGTGGAGTGCTCCTCACCCACTGAGCATTTCCCCCTAGACCAGACATGCAATATACTCCCTCCCCAGCTAAATGCCTCTGCTGGAGGCTCCTTGACGGGCCCACCAGCCAAATGCCTCTGCTGGAGGCTCCTTGACAGGCCCACAgtcttctgtttttccaagtCCTTTGCTGCCAGCAATGTCTAGCAgtcttctgtttttccaagtCCTTTGCTGCCCATAATATGGCCAGCAATGTCTAACTGTCACGACTGAAGTTGTACAACCTATGTATTGACAGCAAAGTTGGCCAGCTACTGGAAAGCTCAGCTGAGAGTGTTGAAGCAAGTCCTTGACAGCCCAGGTAGCTCAGGTAGAAAATCTCACTTGAAGCCAGCAGGTCTATCTAGTGGatgtgtgcagagcagcacactgTGTGGAGTGCTCCTCACCCACTGAGCATTTCCCCCTAGACCAGACATGCAATATACTCCCTCCCCAGCCAAATGCCTCTGCTGGAGGCTCCTTGACAGGCCCACAgtcttctgtttttccaagtCCTTTGCTGCCAGCAATGTCTAGTTGGTGACTGTACTAAGAGctggccagaaaaaaaatcctggcaCACACAAAGCTCTTTAGCCTACAAATAGATATATTCTGTAGGGGTAAAAATCAAACCATCCTCCTGCCTAGCAATCACCCTGTTTCCACTAGGGGACCCCATTAGCTCCTGATCTGGTAGACACAGTCTTTACGAGCTGAAGATCCTGGTTCATCATTCACGCCTGCTCACCACCTAAATTACAGCATTAGCTCCTGATCTGGTAGACACAGTCTTTACAAGCTGAAGATCCGGGTTCCTCGTTCACGCCTGCTCACCACCTAAATTACAGCGGGACTGCCTTCTCCAATCCAACCTCTTGAGGCTTCGACAAGGCTCAGTGTGTCCTACACTTCATGATGGCTGCAAGTTCTCTGCTCCATTCTATTCCTCTTTCTGGGTGAGGCTGGAGGCTCCCCAGAGCACCTCCTCTGGTGCTAGGCAGGAGGACAGCAGAGAGCCCTGCTCCTTCAGGGCTCCTCCTGCCAAGAGAGGTCACCACCAGGTGCATCACAAGCTTCCTACAACTTCAGGCTTCCGAGGCACCCTCAGCTGGAGGAATTTCGACCAGGAATAGCACTGAGAGCCCTTTGCAAAGCATTAATTTGCAAGCATGGTGTTGTATATTTGTTTCATATGGTGcatattatttatataaataaaagtcTTACAAACGAGCGTctggttttgtcatttttatggTCTCATGGATGAAGGAGGTAAATTGGGCACAGAGGATTGACAAGCCATCTCTTCTTTCTGATTCCTGGAGGTACAGCTTGGAGATATTAAACTGTTCTCATACTTTTACTTGTAGCTTGGAAGTTATTGACAATGTCACCCAGTAGATCAAGGCAGATAAATTGTTCGGGTGCTTTGGAAATGCTACCAAAAATCTCTGAAGTTACTCGACATGCTTCTTTCATTGATGGCCAGCCTATTGTGCCCATTCATGACTCATAATTGACCATACTGGACACAGAAGAGCTGACCCAACATGCTTCACAAAAcaagaagagaagcagagacgTGGAaagaatttttgtctttcagctttTGATATTGCCCTGTAGAACAGCACTGTCCTTCTCAGTCAAATTGCTagaaaaaatcagcattttcttaaaaaggAGTTGAGATACTGGCTTTTGCTTAAATTCTGACTAGTACTGAGTTGAAGATACCTGTTGAAACATGACAACAGGTGACATTGTgtaggaggagaaaaaatgcaATGATTAAATGCAAAGAATCATGAATTACATTAAGAATACATCCTATGTTTAGATTCTTATGAACATAAATCATTAAGTTCAGAGTGGACTCTGGAGTTAATCCATGAGAATCAGCTATAGGAATTTAACACTTTTCCTATGGAGATTGTTTTAACTGTGCTTTTTCTGTTCACAAATACAAATTCATATTGTTTGTTACAAGATATTCCTTAATTTGGCTTTCTAAATTAATTCAAGCTCAAACACTTTAGGTGTCTCTGCCAAGAACAACTCCCTGGAGGGTGACTGTTATGCAGAAACACTACTTTTTAAACCTAAGGTATTTCTCTTTCTATGTAGACTGTGCATATAGTGAACATTTCACTACCTCTAGTATGTTCTTGAGGACCACTTATCTTTACAGCCTTATGGAGACTGTGGGTGGACTATTCTAAGTGTCTCTCTCCTTCATATGCACCTGGGCAAAAGCTAAGCTCTCAAAGGGTCCGTGGCAAATATACCTCCAGTCCCAGCTGCCTGAGCTGTGGGAAATGGGGGCTTGTGATTTCTGGGAGGGCATTTTCTCCCCAGACTgtggggagcagccagagcaggggcCTTGGTGCTGGCTGAAAAGCTCGGTCTCACTTGATCAACACTCCGTGGTCTGCAGCAGTCAGCAAGGCACAGGCAGGTCCAGGTAGCCGTAGAGGATCTGTCCTTGGCTGGAGTGGCCAGCTGGGCATGGCTGCCATCTCCTGGTGCACAGGGATGCCTGGCACCCTGCTGAGGGTGCTGCCTTGAAGGGATGTGGATCCATGCTGCAAACAGCTCCCAACCTGTCTCTCAGCAGCCCCCAGAACACGTCCACGGAAGAGCAGGATACTGACATCATTCCCGCAGCTGCACACAGCGTTACTCCAGGTCAGTACAGGGTGTCCTTGGACTCTGCAATAATAAGAAACAGATTACCATTAAACAGTGCAAAGACACACTCCAGACCCTTGCAAACAGACATGTCTTCTCCCTCCTTGCTTTCTCTTCCTCGCCTGCGTGCTGGTACTTGGGAATCAGGATAGAAAGGGGCTTCAGGGTCATGGAATCTTGTATCCAGCTACTTGTCCCTTCAGGGGGTTTTCAGCCTAGATGTATTTGTGTCCAGCATTGTCTTTGAGTATGTTTTTCTACTCTCCCTGATGCTGACCCTTTAGCGTTCCTATGAGCAGAAATGTCATTATTTCCTCACATATGTATTAAATATTCACAGTGATGGAAGTCAGATTTGGTTCACAGAAGAAACATGAAGGGATTTGGCAGAGAAGAGACCCCTCATCCAGACAGCGTGAGATTAATGAtgagcacagcctctgctggggaAGGACAAAGTGGGTTGCTGCAAGAGCAGAAGCCATAGCAGACAAGGAGACACCAAAGGGTGGCAAGTATTCTGAAGGCTGCTTTTGGCTTTTAAACCTCTCACACACTTCTGTCTTAGGCAGGTTTCCCCTCAGGCTTCCAAACCCACATTACATGTGGCTAAACCTCCATtattgttgctgctgctgcacccaaGTTCCAGCAGGGAGGGTGTCGATATCTCCTCACTATAACCTTGTCATTAATTCACATTTAGGAATTATCCCACCCTACAAGCTGGCACAATGTTTTTACCAGTCCAGAGGGCCAGAAGAAGATGGGAGCAGACCAGCTGCCTTCTGTGGTTACCTTTAAAGGCTACTAGTGGGGTAGATCCACCTCTAGGCCCTCACATGCCAGtaggggcacagcagggataCAGAAGAGTGAAAACTCACACTGGCAGATAAAAGTAGTGTGAGAAACCTCACTGGGCTGACTTGGAACTGGCAAGCTTCCAAACAGACCAGAAGAAGTTTGTCCTCCTGCCTTCGGTGAGAAAGGGCTGAGCCCTGAACATGAAGGGTTATGGACCCTGCCGTACTAAACTGCATGCTGATCAAGTGATTTGATTGTTCCCTAAGGAAACAAGCAGTAAGCACTATAATGTCCAGAAAGAGGGCATGTGAGATCCAGTATGAGGCCCTGGACAGGGGGAAGAAAACTTTAGCTGTGCTATACATTGCTTGGAGTTGTTTTATTTGACTAACACAGGAGACATtccccagccagctgtgctcagccttAGATACACTCTCATACTGCAGGGACTGGAGCTGCTTTCTCAGCCTGCAGCTTTTCTGGCTACCTCAATGGTCTGCTAAACATCTGCAGATTTTGGCATGGCCAAAGGATGTTATAAGCATTAATAAACTGGAAGAGATAGGCATGGTTCCCACCAGCCCCTGCCTTGTTCTTCAAGTTACCATTTGTGCATGTTGTGGATCCCAGCATCAGCACATTCCCCAGTGGGATCACATAGTGGGCCTCCTGCTTGAAGAGACTGGGAATCAGGACATGTGGAGCTCCCCACATGATTCATTCAGATGATTTACATTATTTGCTGTTCAAATTCAAAATTGCTGTGAGAGCCAATGCACCTGTATCTTCTTTTTGCCTTCTGCCAGTAGAGAGGGCTCAGAGCTCTTCAATATCTCCTACTTCACCATTTCACTCCATGTTTCCCAGTGGAAAAGTAGAGGCTTTTTACTTCCCCCAGTTGGCAATGAACAGCTATGTCTCCAGAGTGTGGAACTACAATGGAAGATTGTGTACCAAGGAGCTgaacaagaaaagcaaagtttcCACAGTGTTGACATCTTCCCTTTTATTATACCGGTTTTACAGTCGTAAAAAAAGTTGACATTcataaaaaaaccttaaaatgaAGTGTTATTACAGTGTTACATAAATAGTGTAAAAGcatgaaatgttttctgaagcaTACACGTGTAGCCATAAAAGCGATCTTCATAAGAAATTCTGAAAGCAAGAATGCGTGGCATGATTACTTCTTTGGAACAGATCAGAGCATGAGAAATGTTACATGCTGGCCTCTCAAGGGGGCACTTGCAGAATCTGATTGCAGGATCTGCAGATGTGGAAGTCCTGGTTATGGGGAATGGTCTCCGTCCCCACTGGACTCTCAGGAAGCTCTGTGAAGGCTAGAGTGTCCTGGATGCCTGGCTGCATCATCTGAGCTTCCTGATGGCTTCTTGTGTGCTCCTTCTGATCTGTTCAACCCTTAGCAATGCCCAGCCAGTGATAAGAGTCTTCTCTGGTGACAGCCAGAAACTTATCAGGGTTGCAGCAGAAAAGACTGCCAGGGTCTGGCATTTCTGGTCTTGTATTGATGCACAAACTGAGCTTGAAAGCATGGTGGTGATGCTCGTTAGCATTCAGTTTCACAGAAGTGGAGGAAGCCCctaggaggaaggaaaaaaaaaatgttaaaaattaggTGCTCGTTAGCATTCAGTTTCACAGAAGTGGAGGAAGCCCctaggaggaaggaaaaaaaaatgttataaattaGAGCAGAAAAGACTGCCAGGGTCTGGCATTTCTGGTCTTGTATTGATGCACAAACTGAGCTTGAAAGCATGGTGGTGATGCTCGTTAGCATTCAGTTTCACAGAAGTGGAGGAAGCCCctaggaggaaggaaaaaaaaaatgttaaaaattaggTACCAAAAGTTTAAGCTGTCTCTTCAGCACGgtagaaaatttgaaaataaagcatctACTCCAGGAGATCACTTTTATTCTCCTTCAGTGTGTTAGACAATCTCCCTCAGGACACATTTTTCCAGACAACAGGGTAGGACATCATAATTTACTGTGCCATGTATGCCACTCCTAGAAATACAGAACATTTAGAAACAGAAGCATTTAAAAGGTGGCAACTTGCATAGCTGGATACAGGGGAAGTGGAGCTGGATCctgtggaaaagcagatttttgggaGGGTTAGAAAGGTCCCACCCCAGAGGTTTCTAGTATCACACCATATTTGCAGCATGGCTAACTCCAAGGCTGGATCTGGCAGCTCAGAGGAAAGTTCTCTGGGtctccagggatgcaggagacAGCCTCTCCAGGTCCCAGTACAGCACCGTTGTCAGGAGAgacattttccttctgtcctgTTGGAATTTCCCTCATTGCAGCTTGAGTGTGCTACCTGGATTTCTCTCTGTTCACCATTGAGTAGAGTTTGGCTATGACTTTACTGCCTTTCTATAGTGGAAACTGCAGTTAGATCTCACTTAGCCATCTTCTCTATAGGTCTAGGAAAGCCTgttccctcagcctctcccccTAGGGCAAGtgccccag carries:
- the AICDA gene encoding single-stranded DNA cytosine deaminase; amino-acid sequence: MGDSDQHLHVQEVKSAFRCYFLAMLAASILAFLGTFFTARANQGSLEVPIGGQLWHIPGIDTGEEHILMQRRLFLYNFRNLRKAKGRRETYLCYVVKRRDSATSCSLDFGYLRNQMGCHVEVLFLRYIAAWDLDPGRCYRITWFTSWSPCYDCAQHIASFLRSYPNLTLRIFMARLYFCEDRKAEPEGLRRLHKAGAQIAIMTFKDYFYCWNTFVENREQAFKGWEGLHENSVHLARKLRRILLPLYEVDDLRDAFKLLGL